One window from the genome of bacterium encodes:
- the dnaJ gene encoding molecular chaperone DnaJ, with protein MAKNYYETLGVEKNASQDDIKKAFRKLAQKHHPDKGGDEAKFKEITEAYSTLSDEKRRKEYDSYGRSFAGGGPGAGQAGGFGGFDFSGFEQGGFENVDFGDMFEGFGDLFGGRRAARAPRGRDISIDIEVSFKDSVLGTRRSVLIAKVGQCDVCKGNGAKPGTELETCKTCGGSGRVHETRNSILGTFSSVRTCAHCDGTGKIPKEKCHACGGKGVKRQEEEIQIQVPAGIDNGEMVRLPQQGEAIKGGAAGDLYVKIHVKPHPVFRKDGANLVMELPLKLTDALTGTTVSVETIEGKTLEVKVPAMSRTEEVLRIRDKGVPVEGGQRGDLLIRTSVTLPKKLSSKARKAVEELKSEGL; from the coding sequence ATGGCAAAAAACTACTACGAAACTCTGGGCGTCGAGAAGAACGCGAGCCAGGACGATATCAAGAAGGCCTTCAGGAAGCTCGCGCAAAAGCACCACCCGGACAAAGGAGGCGACGAGGCGAAGTTCAAGGAGATCACGGAAGCATACTCGACCCTTTCCGACGAGAAGCGGCGGAAAGAATACGATTCATACGGGCGAAGCTTTGCGGGAGGAGGCCCCGGCGCCGGGCAGGCGGGAGGATTCGGCGGATTCGATTTCAGCGGATTCGAGCAAGGGGGATTCGAGAATGTCGACTTCGGCGACATGTTCGAGGGCTTCGGCGACCTCTTCGGCGGCAGAAGGGCCGCGCGGGCGCCGCGCGGGCGCGATATCTCGATCGACATCGAAGTATCCTTCAAGGACTCGGTGCTCGGCACCAGGCGTTCGGTGCTCATCGCCAAGGTCGGGCAGTGCGATGTTTGTAAGGGGAACGGAGCGAAGCCCGGTACCGAGCTTGAGACCTGCAAGACCTGCGGCGGTTCGGGACGCGTCCATGAAACCCGCAACTCGATACTCGGTACCTTCTCAAGCGTGCGTACGTGCGCGCACTGCGACGGTACGGGAAAGATCCCGAAGGAAAAATGCCACGCGTGCGGCGGCAAGGGCGTGAAGCGGCAGGAAGAGGAGATACAGATCCAGGTACCTGCGGGAATCGATAATGGCGAGATGGTACGTCTCCCGCAGCAAGGGGAAGCCATAAAAGGAGGGGCTGCCGGAGACCTTTACGTGAAGATCCACGTAAAGCCGCATCCGGTGTTCCGCAAGGATGGCGCGAACCTCGTCATGGAGCTCCCCCTGAAACTCACCGACGCGCTCACGGGCACTACGGTCTCCGTCGAAACCATAGAAGGGAAGACGCTCGAGGTGAAAGTGCCAGCCATGAGCCGCACCGAGGAAGTGCTCCGCATCCGCGACAAGGGAGTGCCCGTGGAAGGGGGACAGCGCGGAGACCTTCTGATCCGCACCTCGGTCACGCTTCCGAAGAAGTTATCCTCGAAAGCGAGGAAGGCGGTGGAGGAACTGAAATCGGAAGGGTTATAA
- the dnaK gene encoding molecular chaperone DnaK: MAKILGIDLGTTNSAMAIMEGGKPRIIENADGARTTPSVVAISKSGERLVGTLAKRQAVTNPKNTVYGIKRFMGHRFQDEAVRRDTGIVPYEVKASADGGVVVHLGDKDYRPEEISAMILGKLKADAEAKLGEKITEAVITVPAYFDDAQRNATKAAGQVAGLDVKRIINEPTAAALAYGFNKKKDEKIVVYDFGGGTFDVSVLEVGDDVIEVKATDGDSHMGGRDIDQKLVKHIAAEFQKESGIDVTKDPLALQRLDEAAEKAKQELSSSAEAEINIPFITSGADGPKHLLLKITRATLESLADEYVTRSIDITKRALEAAGLKPSDVQEIVMVGGQTRMPKILEEVKKLFGKEPNLSVNPDEVVAIGAAIQAGILQGDVKDILLVDVIPLSLSIETMGGVATKLIERNTAVPTSRSQTFSTAADNQTSVEIHVTQGERAMAADNKSLGKFMLDGIPPAPRGMPQVEVSFDLDTNGILTVKAREKTTGKEQSIRIEGSTGLSKEDIEKMKADAEAHAGEDQKKKELIDARNLGEQMAYTAEKAIKDAGDKAPAEVVTEVNEKIVLVKQANAGEDLPAIKSASEALSASLSKIGEAMMKAQEAQTPPAGNQTPPPEAGATDAEFKEKE, translated from the coding sequence ATGGCAAAAATCCTCGGCATAGACCTCGGTACCACGAACTCCGCGATGGCGATCATGGAGGGCGGCAAGCCGCGCATCATCGAGAACGCGGACGGCGCCCGCACGACCCCTTCGGTGGTCGCAATCTCCAAAAGCGGCGAGCGGCTCGTCGGGACGCTCGCCAAGCGCCAGGCGGTCACGAACCCGAAGAATACCGTCTATGGCATCAAGCGCTTCATGGGCCACCGCTTCCAGGACGAAGCGGTCCGGCGGGATACGGGCATCGTACCGTACGAGGTGAAGGCGAGCGCCGATGGCGGCGTCGTGGTGCATCTTGGCGACAAGGACTACCGCCCGGAGGAGATAAGCGCGATGATCCTCGGCAAGCTCAAGGCGGACGCGGAAGCGAAGCTCGGCGAGAAGATCACGGAGGCCGTGATCACCGTTCCCGCGTACTTCGACGACGCGCAGCGAAACGCGACCAAGGCGGCGGGCCAGGTCGCGGGGCTCGACGTGAAGCGCATCATCAACGAGCCGACCGCGGCGGCGCTCGCGTACGGTTTCAATAAGAAGAAGGACGAGAAGATCGTGGTGTATGACTTCGGCGGCGGCACCTTCGACGTGTCGGTGCTCGAAGTCGGGGACGACGTGATCGAAGTGAAGGCGACCGACGGGGACAGCCACATGGGCGGCCGTGACATCGACCAGAAGCTCGTGAAGCATATCGCGGCAGAGTTCCAGAAGGAGAGCGGCATCGACGTCACGAAGGATCCCCTTGCCCTCCAGCGCCTCGATGAGGCTGCGGAAAAGGCGAAGCAGGAGCTTTCCTCTTCCGCGGAGGCGGAAATCAACATTCCGTTCATCACCTCGGGCGCGGACGGGCCGAAGCATCTCCTTCTCAAGATCACGCGCGCTACCCTGGAGAGTCTCGCGGACGAATACGTTACCCGCTCGATCGATATCACCAAGCGCGCGCTTGAAGCCGCTGGCCTCAAGCCTTCGGACGTGCAGGAGATCGTGATGGTCGGCGGCCAGACGCGCATGCCGAAAATCCTCGAGGAAGTGAAGAAGCTCTTCGGGAAGGAGCCGAACCTTTCGGTGAATCCGGATGAAGTAGTCGCTATCGGCGCGGCCATCCAGGCCGGAATCCTCCAGGGCGACGTGAAGGATATTCTTCTGGTGGACGTCATCCCGCTCTCGCTTTCGATCGAAACCATGGGCGGCGTCGCGACCAAGCTCATCGAGCGCAACACCGCCGTCCCGACGAGCCGTTCGCAGACCTTCTCGACCGCCGCAGACAATCAGACTTCGGTCGAGATACACGTGACCCAGGGCGAGCGCGCGATGGCCGCGGACAACAAGTCGCTCGGCAAATTCATGCTCGACGGCATTCCTCCGGCACCCCGCGGCATGCCGCAGGTCGAAGTATCCTTCGACCTCGACACCAACGGTATTCTCACGGTGAAGGCCAGAGAAAAGACCACGGGCAAGGAGCAGTCCATCCGCATCGAGGGCTCGACCGGGCTCTCGAAGGAGGACATCGAAAAAATGAAAGCCGACGCGGAAGCGCACGCGGGCGAAGACCAGAAGAAGAAAGAACTTATCGATGCCCGGAACCTCGGCGAGCAGATGGCCTATACCGCCGAGAAGGCGATCAAGGATGCCGGAGACAAAGCGCCAGCCGAGGTCGTCACGGAAGTGAACGAGAAAATCGTACTCGTGAAGCAGGCGAATGCCGGAGAGGATCTCCCGGCCATCAAGTCCGCAAGCGAGGCGCTCTCGGCGTCGCTTTCGAAGATCGGAGAAGCCATGATGAAGGCGCAGGAAGCGCAGACGCCGCCCGCAGGAAATCAAACCCCTCCGCCGGAAGCAGGCGCGACCGACGCGGAATTCAAGGAGAAGGAATAG
- the tyrS gene encoding tyrosine--tRNA ligase translates to MNLVEDLKARELVEHHSAEPEKIFSGKRTVYLGVDPSADSMQAGNLVVLLLMKRLADAGHNLVLLVGGGTGMIGDPRESGERQLADAKIVARNAKALQKQMERIIGRRVRLVNNADWLLKVKLVDFLRDIGKHFTVNELVKRDIIRRRLETPDESISYTEFAYSLLQGLDYLTLYQKYGVDVQLGGSDQWVNILSGVELIRRKLGREAFAFTCPLVTDSSGKKFGKSEGNAVWLDPDKTSPFAFYQFWLNQPDDSVEKYLKFYTFLPLSEIDSLVERNRANPQAREAQRKLAGDVTTLVHGRKAAEEAEKVSGVLYGSGSLASLAKSERLALIAGAPGMTIAFRALAGTSVADALVASGLATSKSDARRLIEGKGVSINGIAIEEPDAVLDPNQFENGLALLRRGRQQVAVLSIEK, encoded by the coding sequence ATGAATCTCGTAGAAGATCTGAAGGCGCGCGAGCTCGTCGAGCATCATTCGGCCGAGCCGGAAAAGATATTTTCCGGGAAGCGCACCGTATACCTTGGCGTCGACCCGTCGGCGGACTCGATGCAGGCGGGAAATCTCGTCGTGCTTCTTCTCATGAAGCGGCTTGCGGACGCGGGGCATAACCTGGTCCTTCTCGTCGGCGGCGGCACCGGTATGATCGGGGATCCGCGCGAAAGCGGGGAACGGCAGCTTGCGGATGCGAAGATTGTCGCCCGCAACGCGAAGGCGCTTCAAAAGCAGATGGAGCGGATCATTGGCAGGCGCGTGCGGCTCGTTAACAACGCCGACTGGCTTCTTAAGGTGAAGCTCGTTGATTTTTTGCGCGATATCGGCAAACATTTCACCGTAAACGAGCTCGTGAAGCGCGATATCATCCGCAGGCGCCTTGAAACCCCGGACGAAAGCATCTCCTACACCGAATTCGCGTACTCGCTCCTCCAGGGCCTCGACTATCTGACGCTCTATCAGAAGTACGGCGTCGACGTGCAGCTTGGCGGCTCCGATCAGTGGGTCAATATCCTCTCCGGCGTCGAGCTCATCCGCCGGAAGCTCGGCAGGGAAGCCTTCGCCTTTACCTGCCCGCTCGTCACCGACTCTTCGGGCAAGAAATTCGGGAAGTCGGAAGGAAATGCGGTCTGGCTCGATCCGGACAAGACTTCGCCGTTCGCCTTCTACCAGTTCTGGCTCAACCAGCCGGACGATTCCGTAGAAAAGTACCTTAAATTCTATACGTTCCTTCCGCTATCCGAGATCGATTCGCTCGTGGAGCGCAACAGGGCGAATCCGCAGGCCCGCGAAGCGCAGAGGAAGCTTGCGGGCGACGTGACGACGCTCGTCCACGGACGGAAGGCGGCGGAAGAAGCGGAAAAGGTTTCCGGGGTTCTCTACGGCTCCGGCTCCCTCGCCTCGCTTGCCAAAAGCGAAAGGCTGGCACTCATCGCAGGCGCCCCGGGTATGACGATCGCATTCCGGGCGCTTGCCGGGACTTCGGTGGCGGACGCGCTCGTTGCAAGCGGCCTCGCGACTTCCAAGAGCGACGCGCGGAGGCTCATCGAAGGGAAGGGAGTTTCGATAAATGGGATCGCAATTGAAGAGCCTGATGCCGTCCTTGACCCGAATCAGTTCGAAAACGGCCTGGCGCTCCTTCGCCGCGGCAGGCAGCAGGTCGCGGTGCTTTCGATTGAAAAATAG
- a CDS encoding ABC transporter ATP-binding protein: MKEEEKPTFTWQEKKTALWRQLRPYKTPLMWLSAIEIFFAVGNGVIPYITGRFFDALIPPYHSVVVATESLPLWLVLLLVWLLTQIITNVISWVSDLKSQLLTTELHAGVQARAFAHLLTLPVNYHKKHRSGEISNLIDRGGWMLSSLVNLGLSLAPQFLTILIGVVISFMIQPMLAPVLLAGVAVYCFLLLYILPATNDYQEKGIEIWNKAYGDAADAYTNVHTVKQAGAEQYEGKQIIDGLLGKAVPMYYRLEKLWSNLNFSQRIVVTLTQTVIFLFSAFLITRGELTIGGLIAFNAYAGMIIGPFVSLGRQWQTVQGALVTMAKLEIVFGTEPENYEPLNAIRLPDVRGDVEFDDVHFRYEADQPEILKGVSFTATAGEVVAFVGETGVGKSTTAELISGYYFANEGRILIDGHDIRQVNLRELRSRIAIVPQEVVLFNSSIKDNIRYGRPDATDSEVELAARRAHADVFIDKFPMKYEQEVGERGIKLSVGQKQRVAIARAMLRNPRILILDEPTSALDAETERYITKSLEELMKGRTTFIIAHRLSTVRKADRIIVLEEGKIAEMGTHDELMANNGKYSQLYNLHIGLRE; this comes from the coding sequence ATGAAAGAAGAGGAAAAGCCTACATTCACGTGGCAGGAGAAGAAAACGGCGCTGTGGCGCCAGCTTCGTCCGTACAAAACACCCCTGATGTGGCTTTCGGCCATTGAGATCTTCTTCGCGGTCGGGAACGGCGTCATCCCCTATATCACCGGCCGCTTCTTCGACGCCCTCATTCCGCCCTACCATTCGGTCGTCGTTGCGACGGAGAGCCTGCCGTTGTGGCTCGTACTGCTTCTCGTGTGGCTGCTCACTCAGATAATCACGAACGTCATAAGCTGGGTATCCGACCTTAAGAGCCAGTTGCTTACTACCGAGCTGCATGCGGGAGTGCAGGCGCGGGCTTTCGCCCACCTGCTCACGCTCCCGGTCAACTACCACAAAAAGCACCGGTCCGGAGAGATAAGCAACCTTATCGACCGCGGCGGGTGGATGCTGAGTTCGCTCGTCAACCTCGGCCTGTCCCTTGCGCCGCAGTTCCTGACCATCCTTATCGGCGTCGTCATCTCGTTCATGATCCAGCCGATGCTCGCGCCCGTACTCCTGGCCGGAGTCGCGGTGTACTGCTTCCTGCTTCTCTATATCCTTCCGGCGACGAACGACTATCAGGAAAAGGGCATCGAGATCTGGAATAAAGCGTACGGCGACGCGGCCGATGCGTATACGAACGTGCATACCGTGAAGCAGGCCGGGGCGGAGCAGTATGAAGGAAAACAAATCATAGACGGCCTGCTCGGCAAGGCCGTGCCGATGTACTATCGTTTGGAGAAACTTTGGAGCAATCTTAACTTCTCCCAGCGCATCGTCGTTACTCTTACCCAGACGGTGATTTTCCTGTTCTCCGCCTTCCTTATCACGCGCGGCGAGCTCACGATCGGCGGGCTCATAGCCTTCAACGCGTATGCGGGGATGATTATCGGCCCGTTCGTGTCCCTTGGGCGGCAGTGGCAGACCGTACAGGGCGCGCTCGTGACGATGGCAAAGCTCGAAATCGTATTTGGCACGGAACCGGAAAACTACGAACCGCTCAATGCCATCCGCCTGCCGGATGTCCGCGGCGATGTCGAGTTCGACGACGTCCATTTCAGATATGAGGCGGATCAGCCGGAGATACTGAAAGGCGTTTCTTTTACAGCCACAGCAGGCGAGGTCGTTGCGTTCGTCGGCGAGACGGGGGTCGGCAAATCGACGACCGCCGAACTTATCTCCGGCTACTATTTCGCAAACGAAGGCAGGATCCTGATCGACGGGCACGATATCCGACAGGTGAATCTCCGGGAACTCCGGAGCCGCATCGCCATCGTCCCGCAGGAAGTCGTGCTGTTCAACTCGAGCATCAAGGACAATATCCGGTACGGACGGCCGGACGCGACGGATTCCGAAGTGGAGCTCGCAGCCAGGCGCGCGCATGCTGACGTATTTATCGACAAGTTCCCGATGAAATACGAGCAGGAGGTCGGGGAGCGGGGCATCAAGCTTTCGGTCGGACAGAAGCAGCGCGTCGCCATCGCGCGCGCTATGCTCCGGAATCCGCGCATCCTTATACTTGATGAGCCGACCTCGGCGCTTGATGCAGAGACCGAGCGATACATCACCAAATCGCTCGAAGAGCTTATGAAGGGGCGCACGACCTTCATCATCGCGCACCGCCTCTCGACCGTACGCAAAGCCGACCGCATTATCGTTCTTGAAGAAGGAAAGATCGCGGAAATGGGCACCCACGACGAGCTTATGGCCAATAACGGGAAGTATTCCCAGCTGTATAACCTCCACATCGGGCTTCGCGAATAG